Proteins from a single region of Undibacterium sp. KW1:
- a CDS encoding TetR/AcrR family transcriptional regulator — protein MRTTREQAAQTRERIVETAARLYREHGINGIGVADLMKEAGLTHGGFYKHFESKEALIAEACSTALESTRTELLRKTELVSDEEAIASLVHSYLSRAHSEHPGHGCAIAALGAEAARGEAASKEVMAQGVEQLLAIISKQLHRSGVKDDAATAHGVLSSLIGGLLLSRMMDKPANAKAVLRDTSEFVLKAVQK, from the coding sequence ATGAGAACTACCCGCGAACAAGCCGCGCAAACCCGTGAGCGCATAGTGGAAACCGCTGCCCGCCTGTATCGTGAACATGGCATCAATGGCATAGGCGTGGCCGACCTGATGAAAGAAGCCGGGCTCACGCATGGCGGTTTTTACAAACACTTTGAATCCAAGGAAGCCCTGATTGCCGAAGCCTGCAGTACCGCGCTGGAAAGCACACGTACAGAACTGCTGCGCAAGACAGAACTGGTCAGCGACGAAGAAGCCATCGCCAGCCTGGTGCATAGTTACCTGAGCCGGGCGCATAGTGAACATCCGGGCCATGGTTGCGCGATTGCGGCACTCGGGGCAGAAGCCGCGCGCGGCGAAGCAGCCAGCAAGGAAGTAATGGCGCAAGGGGTTGAGCAGCTATTAGCTATCATCAGCAAACAATTGCATCGTTCAGGGGTTAAGGATGATGCTGCTACCGCGCATGGCGTCTTGTCTTCACTGATAGGTGGCCTGCTGTTGTCGCGCATGATGGACAAACCGGCGAACGCCAAGGCAGTATTGCGCGACACCAGTGAGTTTGTGTTGAAGGCAGTACAGAAATAA
- a CDS encoding family 2A encapsulin nanocompartment cargo protein cysteine desulfurase, which produces MTILTPTNNTTSANSGLPDEASLNRMASEFFALVPGAAQAAAQFLPGFSKGNTPEAPPSARTPVHDSSSVQSQPSVSASGVPQNAGSSIAPSRPQVGGVSSSTPYYFVGHEHGYPVADNNLDSLAAQGTGTGTGKQSGASAFNVPGQEQLQRILGELYPASAPAPQASGTAAQPAYYFQQGEQDYWDQAPRAANPSLAAPFDINAVRRDFPILAERVNGKQLVWFDNAATTHKPKSVIDRISYFYEHENSNIHRAAHELAARASDAYESARKKVANFLGAASEQEIIFVRGATEGINLVAQTFGKKFIGAGDEIIVSELEHHANIVPWQQLAAEKGAVIRVIPVDDSGQVLLNEYRKLLNSKTRLVAVTQVSNALGTIAPVHEITALAHAAGARVLIDGAQAVSHLRVNVQALDADFYVFSGHKIFGPTGIGVVYGKKALLEQLPPWQGGGNMIADVTFEHTRYQPAPARFEAGTGNIADAVGLGAALDYVERIGLENIALYEHALLEYATHGLKSIPGVRLVGTAHQKASVASFVLAGYETAEVGKALNEEGIAVRSGHHCAQPILRRFGLEATVRPSFAFYNTCEEIDRLLAVVRRLANNRK; this is translated from the coding sequence ATGACTATCCTGACACCTACAAATAATACAACTTCGGCAAATTCAGGTTTGCCGGATGAAGCTTCACTGAACCGCATGGCATCAGAATTTTTTGCCCTCGTGCCAGGTGCGGCCCAAGCGGCTGCGCAATTTTTGCCGGGCTTTAGCAAGGGCAATACACCTGAAGCACCACCGTCGGCGCGTACGCCAGTCCACGATAGCAGCTCGGTGCAAAGCCAGCCTTCTGTCTCCGCCAGTGGCGTACCACAAAATGCTGGTAGCAGCATTGCGCCATCACGCCCGCAAGTGGGTGGTGTCAGTTCAAGCACGCCCTATTATTTTGTCGGGCATGAGCACGGCTATCCTGTTGCTGACAATAATCTTGACAGCCTGGCGGCGCAAGGAACAGGTACGGGCACTGGCAAACAGTCAGGCGCGAGTGCTTTCAACGTACCGGGGCAAGAGCAATTGCAACGCATACTGGGTGAGTTATATCCAGCCTCTGCGCCTGCACCGCAAGCCAGTGGCACTGCTGCGCAACCTGCGTATTATTTCCAGCAAGGCGAGCAAGACTACTGGGATCAGGCACCTCGAGCCGCTAATCCATCCTTGGCAGCACCCTTTGACATCAACGCCGTGCGCAGGGATTTCCCTATCCTGGCCGAGCGTGTCAATGGCAAGCAACTGGTGTGGTTTGATAATGCAGCCACCACGCACAAGCCTAAGTCGGTGATAGACCGCATCAGTTATTTCTATGAGCATGAAAACTCAAATATTCATAGAGCGGCGCATGAACTGGCAGCACGCGCCAGCGATGCTTATGAGTCTGCACGCAAAAAGGTAGCCAACTTTCTGGGCGCTGCCAGTGAGCAGGAAATCATCTTCGTGCGCGGTGCGACTGAAGGTATCAATCTGGTAGCGCAAACCTTTGGCAAGAAGTTCATAGGTGCGGGTGATGAGATCATCGTCTCTGAGCTTGAACATCATGCCAATATCGTGCCCTGGCAGCAACTGGCGGCTGAGAAAGGAGCTGTCATACGCGTCATTCCTGTGGATGACAGTGGCCAGGTCTTGCTTAATGAGTACCGCAAGCTCCTGAACAGCAAGACCCGTCTGGTGGCGGTAACGCAAGTGTCCAATGCCCTGGGTACCATCGCCCCTGTGCATGAGATTACTGCCCTGGCCCATGCTGCCGGTGCCCGCGTACTGATCGATGGGGCGCAAGCCGTGTCACATCTGCGCGTGAACGTGCAGGCGCTGGATGCTGACTTTTATGTCTTCTCGGGTCACAAAATATTTGGCCCGACAGGCATAGGCGTGGTGTATGGCAAGAAGGCCTTGCTGGAACAACTGCCACCCTGGCAGGGCGGCGGCAATATGATTGCAGATGTGACTTTCGAGCACACCCGTTATCAGCCAGCACCGGCACGCTTTGAAGCTGGCACGGGCAATATTGCCGATGCAGTTGGCCTGGGGGCCGCACTTGATTATGTCGAGCGCATAGGCCTGGAAAATATCGCCCTGTATGAACATGCCTTGCTGGAATATGCAACGCATGGGCTGAAGAGCATACCCGGTGTGCGCCTGGTCGGTACTGCGCATCAAAAAGCCAGTGTCGCGTCTTTTGTGCTGGCGGGATATGAAACGGCAGAAGTCGGCAAGGCACTCAATGAGGAGGGAATCGCAGTACGTTCCGGCCATCATTGCGCCCAACCAATTTTGCGCCGCTTTGGTCTGGAAGCAACGGTGCGGCCTTCGTTTGCTTTCTACAATACTTGTGAAGAGATAGACCGTTTGCTGGCTGTGGTACGCAGGCTGGCAAATAATCGCAAGTGA
- a CDS encoding family 2A encapsulin nanocompartment shell protein has translation MTDVTSEVTTGNFALGDNAARQLANATKTVPQLSTISPRWLVHLLQWLPVEAGIYRLNKVKNPKDVRVACSQRDESELPQTFVDYDEQPREYFLNAVATVLDVHTSISDLYSSPHDQIKEQLRLTVETIKERQESELINNPDYGLLANVHDDQRISTLTGAPTPDDLDDLLTKVWKEPGFFLAHPLAIAAFGRECTRRGVPPPTVSLFGSQFLTWRGVPLVPSDKLPIEDGKTKIILLRVGEKRQGVVGLFQPGLAGEQSPGLSVRFMGINRNAIASYLISLYCSLAVLTDDAVAVLDDVEIGKYHDYPDTYK, from the coding sequence ATGACCGATGTAACTAGTGAAGTAACTACTGGCAATTTTGCGCTAGGTGATAATGCCGCCAGGCAGTTGGCGAATGCCACCAAGACCGTACCCCAGTTATCCACCATCTCGCCACGCTGGCTGGTGCATCTGCTGCAATGGCTGCCGGTAGAGGCAGGTATCTACCGCCTCAACAAGGTAAAAAATCCCAAGGATGTGCGTGTAGCCTGCTCGCAGCGCGATGAATCCGAATTGCCGCAAACCTTTGTCGATTATGACGAACAACCACGCGAGTATTTCCTTAATGCCGTCGCTACCGTGCTGGACGTGCATACCAGTATCTCTGATCTGTACAGTAGCCCGCATGACCAGATCAAGGAACAATTGCGCCTGACCGTAGAAACCATCAAGGAAAGGCAGGAAAGCGAACTCATCAATAATCCTGATTATGGTCTGCTGGCCAATGTGCATGATGATCAGCGTATTTCCACCCTGACCGGTGCACCTACACCGGATGACCTCGATGATTTGCTGACCAAGGTCTGGAAAGAGCCTGGCTTCTTCCTCGCCCACCCACTCGCAATTGCTGCCTTTGGCCGTGAATGCACACGCCGTGGCGTGCCACCACCAACAGTCAGCCTGTTCGGTTCGCAATTCCTGACCTGGCGCGGTGTGCCACTGGTGCCGTCTGACAAGTTGCCTATCGAAGATGGCAAAACAAAAATCATCCTGTTGCGCGTTGGTGAAAAACGTCAGGGTGTGGTTGGTTTGTTCCAGCCTGGCCTGGCGGGTGAACAAAGCCCTGGTTTGTCTGTGCGCTTCATGGGCATCAACCGCAATGCGATTGCCTCTTACCTCATCTCCCTGTACTGCTCGCTGGCCGTATTGACAGATGATGCCGTGGCTGTTCTGGATGACGTAGAGATCGGTAAATACCATGACTATCCTGACACCTACAAATAA
- a CDS encoding rhodanese-like domain-containing protein: MTASPLIESPTEPLTLTAARQRAKDAGLPFAGSVSPTDAWDLQQQGLAVIVDVRSNEERKFVGHLPDSLHVAWATGTALTRNPRFVKELEGKLKDKQSVVLLLCRSGKRSALAAEAASKAGLPNVFNIEQGFEGELDEAQQRGHSGGWRFHKLPWVQD; encoded by the coding sequence ATGACAGCTTCCCCACTTATTGAGTCCCCAACTGAACCTCTGACATTGACTGCTGCCCGCCAGCGCGCCAAAGACGCTGGCCTGCCATTTGCTGGCAGCGTTTCCCCGACGGATGCCTGGGATTTGCAGCAGCAAGGCCTGGCCGTGATCGTTGATGTGCGTAGTAATGAAGAACGCAAATTCGTCGGTCATTTACCAGACAGCCTGCATGTAGCCTGGGCGACAGGCACGGCACTCACGCGCAACCCGCGCTTTGTCAAAGAGCTCGAAGGCAAACTCAAGGACAAGCAGAGCGTGGTCTTGCTGCTTTGTCGCAGCGGTAAACGTTCGGCATTGGCAGCAGAAGCCGCCAGCAAGGCTGGTTTGCCAAACGTCTTCAATATAGAACAGGGTTTTGAGGGCGAGCTGGATGAGGCGCAGCAGCGTGGGCATAGTGGTGGCTGGCGCTTTCACAAGCTGCCCTGGGTGCAAGATTGA
- a CDS encoding alpha/beta fold hydrolase, with translation MDMILQAFTRPQRQVETEDDKKALAQARPVTIPYAGLELRAWTWGQGPQVLLLHGWESRASHMAGFVAPLLRAGFSVTALDAPAHGASQGETTNVLDYGKAVVAVAKHLGTLTATIAHSVGSAASLYAFAQGVQVKASVHLCGPASLTRVFQHAARAGGLDEATRQQLEDMLASSIGAPLSSMDLSQLQHGMRHPALILHDPEDKEMPYTESQALAAAWPQASLVASAGTGHRRILRTPEIHAAAVSFIINKLAADIVERVVGAGEAS, from the coding sequence ATGGACATGATCTTGCAGGCATTCACCCGGCCGCAAAGGCAGGTAGAAACTGAAGATGATAAAAAGGCACTGGCGCAGGCGCGGCCCGTCACCATTCCTTATGCCGGGCTGGAGTTGCGTGCCTGGACCTGGGGACAGGGGCCGCAAGTCTTGCTTCTGCATGGCTGGGAAAGCCGCGCCAGCCACATGGCAGGCTTTGTCGCCCCTTTGCTGCGGGCAGGTTTTAGCGTGACGGCGCTGGATGCACCTGCACACGGTGCATCGCAAGGCGAAACGACCAATGTACTCGACTATGGCAAAGCCGTTGTCGCTGTGGCAAAACATCTGGGAACACTGACTGCCACGATCGCCCATTCAGTAGGCTCCGCCGCCAGCCTGTATGCGTTTGCGCAAGGCGTACAAGTCAAGGCTAGTGTGCATCTGTGCGGCCCGGCTTCGCTGACACGCGTATTCCAGCATGCAGCCAGGGCAGGTGGACTGGACGAAGCAACCAGGCAGCAGCTGGAAGACATGCTGGCAAGCAGCATAGGCGCACCGCTGTCGTCCATGGATTTGTCCCAATTGCAGCATGGCATGCGTCACCCCGCCCTGATCCTGCATGACCCTGAAGATAAAGAAATGCCCTATACAGAAAGCCAGGCCCTGGCTGCTGCCTGGCCGCAAGCCAGCCTGGTCGCAAGCGCAGGAACCGGACACAGGCGCATCTTGCGCACGCCAGAGATACATGCGGCAGCTGTCAGCTTCATCATTAACAAACTTGCCGCCGATATTGTTGAAAGAGTGGTAGGAGCCGGAGAAGCATCATGA
- a CDS encoding ATP-binding protein — MATAKSTSYPRLATLLTLGVSAVVLCTILSALLLVDHFAKNYAQKEAEQRLQQVAWQMRDSLDQVMQKSVSDVQLLSQLNEVKDGKDPADVRRILDHLQHNFSDYAWIGLADPEGKVLASTKGMLEGQDVSKRPWFIEGKKALYAGDYHPALLLQKLLPYSIDPWRFVDVSIPVYNSEGKLRGVLGVHLSWSWTRNLVQNILAPADKQYAAEIMVAREDGTVLLGPLKMEESKISPNSLMLSRSGKSGVTEEVWEGPQKYLTAYTMSGQARNYPALQWSILVRQPKDVAMAGLYNLQREIMISGAILCIVLALLASLLARLMSSSLTKLSTFMEQRTQNRDSQAEQPLFPVVVHGFHEAQLLSTTIAGMLEKEEQYLTKIERSNQNLEATVIERTREIELKASQLENALQEQRVVQNRLQAITDNLPCIITFMDRQERYLFVNAFVTTEFGIKPEYLLGRTLREVVGDEFYKAHAPHVQAVLAGERVSFEGEGKLNRRTYYYQSVYVPAYDDAGQVTGFYAMSFDIADRKRVEMMMNEFVSMVSHELRTPLTSINGSLRLVAAGVAGQVPDKAQELITVAMRNGDRLLHLINDILDLEKIASGKMEFNFQLSQIGPMIQDAISANKSYADQYDVSIKWHEAYSELMVNVDRHRVGQVLANLLSNAIKFSHKGGEVEVTVEMNLTRQRVKVIVTDHGCGIPLNFHNKIFQKFSQVDGSNTRKKGGTGLGLNICKTIIEKMEGSIGFTSTVDVGSQFFFELPLAGTTSSAASVIEAS, encoded by the coding sequence ATGGCTACAGCTAAATCTACCTCGTATCCCAGGCTAGCGACTCTGCTTACGCTGGGGGTGAGTGCGGTAGTATTGTGTACCATTCTCTCGGCCCTGCTGCTGGTTGATCACTTCGCCAAAAACTATGCTCAGAAAGAAGCAGAGCAAAGACTGCAGCAAGTTGCCTGGCAAATGCGCGATTCACTCGACCAGGTCATGCAAAAATCAGTCAGCGATGTGCAACTGCTGTCGCAACTGAATGAAGTCAAAGACGGCAAAGATCCTGCGGATGTACGCCGCATCCTCGATCACCTGCAACACAACTTTTCTGACTATGCCTGGATAGGTTTGGCTGATCCTGAAGGTAAAGTGCTGGCATCTACCAAGGGCATGCTGGAAGGGCAGGATGTCAGTAAGCGGCCCTGGTTTATTGAAGGCAAGAAGGCCTTGTATGCGGGTGATTACCACCCTGCCCTGTTGTTGCAGAAGCTACTGCCTTACAGCATAGACCCCTGGCGTTTTGTCGATGTCTCCATCCCCGTTTACAATTCTGAAGGCAAGTTGCGTGGCGTGCTGGGGGTGCATCTGAGCTGGAGCTGGACGCGCAATCTGGTGCAAAACATACTGGCACCCGCTGACAAACAATATGCGGCAGAAATCATGGTGGCGCGGGAAGATGGCACCGTCTTGCTAGGTCCGCTGAAGATGGAAGAGAGCAAGATATCTCCTAACAGCCTGATGCTGTCGCGTTCGGGTAAGAGTGGCGTGACGGAAGAAGTATGGGAAGGCCCGCAGAAATATCTGACTGCCTACACCATGAGTGGACAGGCACGTAATTACCCCGCCTTGCAATGGAGCATACTGGTGCGCCAGCCCAAGGATGTTGCCATGGCTGGTTTGTATAACCTGCAGCGTGAAATCATGATTTCTGGCGCCATACTATGCATCGTGCTGGCACTGCTGGCATCGCTGTTGGCAAGGCTCATGTCCTCATCGCTGACTAAACTCAGTACCTTCATGGAACAACGTACCCAAAACCGCGATTCACAGGCAGAGCAACCGCTCTTCCCCGTTGTGGTTCACGGCTTTCATGAAGCCCAGCTTTTATCGACCACGATAGCGGGAATGCTGGAAAAAGAAGAACAATACCTGACCAAGATCGAACGCAGCAATCAAAATCTCGAAGCAACCGTGATTGAACGCACGCGTGAAATTGAGCTGAAAGCCAGCCAACTGGAAAATGCCTTGCAGGAGCAACGCGTTGTACAAAATCGTTTGCAAGCCATTACAGATAACCTGCCCTGCATAATCACTTTCATGGACAGGCAAGAACGCTATTTATTCGTGAATGCTTTCGTCACGACAGAATTTGGCATCAAGCCCGAGTATCTGTTGGGGCGCACTTTGCGTGAAGTTGTTGGCGATGAATTTTACAAGGCCCATGCACCTCATGTGCAGGCAGTATTGGCGGGTGAACGTGTCAGCTTTGAAGGCGAGGGTAAATTAAATAGACGTACCTACTATTATCAGTCTGTGTATGTGCCTGCCTATGACGATGCCGGTCAAGTCACGGGGTTTTATGCGATGAGCTTTGATATTGCTGACCGCAAGCGGGTGGAGATGATGATGAATGAGTTCGTCTCCATGGTCAGCCATGAGCTGCGTACTCCACTGACATCGATCAATGGCTCGCTGCGCCTGGTAGCCGCCGGCGTTGCTGGCCAGGTACCGGATAAAGCCCAGGAACTGATAACCGTTGCAATGCGCAATGGTGACCGCCTGCTGCACTTGATCAATGATATTCTCGACCTGGAAAAAATCGCCTCCGGCAAGATGGAATTCAATTTCCAGCTCAGCCAGATTGGCCCAATGATCCAGGATGCCATCAGTGCCAACAAGTCGTATGCCGATCAATATGATGTCAGCATCAAATGGCATGAGGCTTATTCCGAATTGATGGTCAATGTCGATCGTCACCGCGTTGGCCAGGTACTTGCCAATCTGTTGTCAAACGCGATCAAGTTCTCTCACAAAGGGGGCGAAGTAGAAGTGACGGTGGAAATGAATTTGACCAGACAAAGAGTCAAGGTCATCGTTACCGACCATGGCTGCGGCATACCCCTCAATTTCCATAACAAGATATTCCAGAAATTCAGTCAGGTCGATGGTTCCAATACCCGCAAAAAAGGTGGCACTGGCCTGGGTTTGAATATTTGCAAAACCATCATAGAAAAAATGGAGGGCAGCATAGGCTTCACCTCCACTGTGGATGTTGGCAGCCAATTCTTTTTTGAATTGCCGCTGGCAGGCACCACATCCAGTGCCGCCAGCGTCATTGAGGCAAGCTAG
- the epsC gene encoding serine O-acetyltransferase EpsC, producing the protein MGQALQQTKETRASLFGIEQVVSELAVVRHAWRRRQQRSAEPGGRELPSRDALAKILNDLRGALFPMRLGPPELRQESEDFYVGHTLDTVLHSLLGQVRLELSYASRYHEEEGLHIDDRALTIVREFSRALPGIRSLLDSDVISAYQGDPAARTVDEVLLCYPGILAMIHHRIAHQLYQLGVPLLARIVAEIAHGQTGIDIHPGASIGAGFFIDHGTGVVIGETAVIGQRVRIYQAVTLGAKRFPSDDDGKLQKGLPRHPIVEDDVVIYAGATVLGRVTIGRGAIVGGNVWVTSDVAAGSHVSQASLRHEQQNPVSLV; encoded by the coding sequence ATGGGACAAGCATTGCAACAGACTAAAGAGACACGCGCCTCACTGTTCGGCATAGAGCAGGTTGTCAGTGAGCTGGCGGTAGTACGCCATGCCTGGCGCCGTCGCCAGCAAAGATCAGCAGAGCCTGGCGGGCGTGAATTGCCTTCGCGTGATGCACTGGCAAAAATTCTTAATGACTTGCGCGGTGCGCTCTTTCCCATGCGTCTGGGGCCGCCTGAATTGCGGCAAGAGAGTGAAGATTTTTATGTAGGCCATACGCTCGATACGGTCCTGCATTCACTACTTGGGCAGGTCAGGCTGGAACTCAGCTATGCTTCGCGCTATCACGAAGAAGAGGGTCTGCATATCGATGACCGCGCTCTGACGATAGTGCGTGAATTTTCCCGCGCCTTGCCGGGCATACGTTCTTTGCTGGACAGTGATGTCATTTCGGCTTATCAAGGTGACCCGGCGGCGCGCACGGTCGATGAAGTCTTGCTGTGCTACCCCGGCATACTGGCGATGATACATCACCGTATCGCCCATCAACTATACCAGCTAGGCGTACCACTGCTGGCGCGTATTGTTGCCGAGATTGCGCATGGCCAGACCGGCATAGACATCCACCCCGGTGCCAGCATAGGTGCTGGCTTTTTCATCGATCATGGTACTGGCGTGGTGATAGGTGAGACTGCCGTCATCGGCCAGCGCGTGCGTATTTACCAGGCTGTCACGCTGGGAGCAAAACGCTTTCCCAGTGACGATGATGGCAAGCTGCAAAAAGGTTTGCCACGCCACCCCATCGTTGAAGATGATGTGGTGATCTATGCCGGTGCCACGGTACTGGGCCGCGTCACCATAGGCCGCGGCGCCATCGTTGGCGGCAATGTCTGGGTCACCAGCGATGTGGCGGCGGGCAGCCATGTCAGCCAGGCCAGCTTGCGGCACGAACAGCAAAATCCCGTTTCTCTGGTTTGA